Below is a window of Nocardia asteroides DNA.
CAAGATCATCGCGATCGCGGTGGCGACGGTGGTCACCTACTTCGGCAACAAGTGGTGGACCTTCTCCCACAAGAAGACCGACAACCCGGGTCGCGAATACCTTTTGTACGCGGTCTTCAATGTCGTCGCGATCGGGCTGCAACTCGGCTGCCTCGGCTTTTCCCGCTATGTCCTCGATCTGTCCTCGCCGCTGTCGGACAACATTTCCGGCACGCTGATCGGCCAGATCGTCGCCGTCGTATTCCGCTACTGGGCCTACGACAAATTCGTCTTCACCGGCTCCACGGCAACTGTGGAGCAACACGCGCGGGGTGCGGCGACCCCTCACTGACGGCGCGACGACGCCGGGCGATTGATATCCTCACCCCCGCCTGCCGCGCCGCCCCTTCTTTACGTGACTGCTTGCGTCGGCGCAGTCGATACCGAGAATTTCGAGGACTTCATGGAACAGTCGGCTACGGGAGCCGTGACCGAATCGAACGATCGGCGCGAGGCCGCGCCGGACTCGCTGCGCGGTGAACACGCGGCGCCGGAGCGGCTGGTGCTGGCCAGGGGCATCTTCACCGGTCCGTCCGCCCGGGTGAGCGACGAGCTCTACGCCGTCGTCAAGGGTGGCGCCGCGGTCCGTGAGCGCCACTCGCTGCACCTGCCCAAGGGCGCCACCGCGCACACCAACACCTACTTCGGCCGCTTCGCCGCCAGCTACTGGCAGCGCTGGACCACCGTCACCGAGGTGACCGTGAGCGCGACCCTCGAGGTCGGGGACAAGGCCAAT
It encodes the following:
- a CDS encoding GtrA family protein, translated to MSHPELSEPVPASLMSKVVTALRQGAAFLVVGAIGFLVDAGTYNLLVFWGGGVSFTEGVLYHSPLLAKIIAIAVATVVTYFGNKWWTFSHKKTDNPGREYLLYAVFNVVAIGLQLGCLGFSRYVLDLSSPLSDNISGTLIGQIVAVVFRYWAYDKFVFTGSTATVEQHARGAATPH